In Arthrobacter sp. SLBN-83, one DNA window encodes the following:
- a CDS encoding SDR family NAD(P)-dependent oxidoreductase: MTTIQRTAVLTGATSDRGIGITTARRYAREGWGIVILDLDGEKSAKVAAEIGNEFNVPAFGHEIDVANEASVTAAQAAVAAEVAAGNLPPVGALANIAGITSPIPFLETTLELWHKVMDVNATGTYLVTKAFLPDMIANGWGRIVNMSSVSAQRGGGVFGKVPYSAAKAAILGFTKALAREIGETGVTVNAITPGAVDTNIRVGSTEEQEAAINAGIPLGRNATTEEVASVITFLSSEDSAYLTGTTIDINGGSHIH; this comes from the coding sequence ATGACCACCATCCAGCGCACTGCCGTCCTCACCGGAGCAACCTCGGACCGCGGCATCGGCATCACCACCGCCCGCCGCTACGCCCGCGAAGGCTGGGGCATCGTGATTCTGGACCTCGACGGCGAGAAGTCCGCCAAGGTCGCCGCTGAAATCGGCAACGAGTTCAACGTTCCCGCCTTCGGCCACGAGATCGACGTCGCCAATGAAGCCTCGGTCACGGCAGCCCAGGCCGCCGTCGCCGCCGAGGTTGCTGCCGGAAACCTGCCGCCCGTCGGCGCCCTGGCCAACATTGCCGGCATTACCTCGCCCATCCCGTTCCTGGAGACCACCCTGGAGCTGTGGCACAAGGTCATGGACGTCAACGCCACCGGCACCTACCTGGTGACCAAGGCATTCCTGCCGGACATGATCGCCAACGGCTGGGGCCGCATCGTGAACATGTCCTCCGTCTCCGCCCAGCGCGGCGGCGGCGTCTTCGGCAAGGTCCCCTACTCCGCCGCCAAGGCAGCCATCCTCGGCTTCACCAAGGCACTGGCCCGGGAAATCGGCGAAACCGGCGTCACCGTCAACGCCATCACCCCCGGCGCCGTGGACACCAACATCCGCGTGGGCAGCACCGAGGAGCAGGAAGCCGCCATCAACGCCGGCATCCCGCTGGGCCGCAACGCCACCACCGAGGAAGTGGCCTCCGTGATCACCTTCCTTTCCTCGGAGGACTCGGCCTACCTCACCGGCACCACCATCGACATCAACGGCGGCAGCCACATCCACTAG
- a CDS encoding sugar phosphate isomerase/epimerase family protein, whose translation MFHSRLGCSSISFRHQDLGRALRAMKELGFEEIDLGALPGVCDHVPYELNAAAVDAVSAEVNASGLRVRSVNGDVGDLNKVLDAEGRAARERHLDALLTLTANIGAKALVLPCGALDHTPVRSVEEDLDLVAAQLTGAGQRAAEFGVELWTESLHFLRFCWNLERAGLLADRLAGSGVGIVMDFSHIVAAGEDIQAYLDRHAGRISHVHLRDAVPGNINLSIGNGDADFAGGLKRLAADGYTGHFSLELETRDVTNDERPAAAAKAASFITDLLQPSNAP comes from the coding sequence ATGTTCCATTCCAGACTCGGGTGCTCATCCATCAGCTTCCGGCACCAGGATCTCGGTAGGGCCCTGCGCGCCATGAAGGAACTGGGCTTCGAAGAGATCGACTTGGGCGCCCTCCCAGGCGTTTGCGACCACGTGCCCTACGAGCTGAACGCGGCCGCGGTGGACGCTGTCTCCGCCGAGGTCAATGCGTCGGGCCTGCGGGTCCGCTCCGTGAACGGCGACGTGGGGGACCTCAACAAAGTGCTCGACGCCGAGGGCCGGGCTGCGCGGGAGCGCCACCTCGACGCCCTGCTCACCCTGACAGCCAACATCGGCGCCAAGGCATTGGTGCTGCCGTGCGGTGCCCTGGACCACACCCCGGTGCGAAGCGTCGAGGAAGACCTGGACCTCGTTGCCGCCCAGCTTACCGGCGCCGGACAGCGGGCCGCGGAGTTCGGCGTCGAACTCTGGACCGAATCACTGCACTTCCTCCGGTTCTGCTGGAACCTGGAACGCGCAGGACTGCTGGCCGACCGGCTGGCAGGATCCGGCGTGGGAATCGTCATGGACTTCAGCCATATCGTGGCTGCCGGCGAGGACATCCAGGCCTACTTGGACCGGCACGCCGGCCGAATCAGCCACGTCCACCTGCGGGACGCCGTGCCGGGGAACATCAACCTCAGCATCGGCAACGGGGACGCCGACTTCGCCGGCGGCCTCAAGCGGCTCGCCGCGGACGGCTACACCGGCCACTTCTCCCTCGAACTGGAAACCCGGGACGTCACCAACGACGAACGCCCCGCTGCCGCCGCCAAGGCAGCAAGCTTCATCACCGACCTTCTCCAACCATCGAATGCTCCCTAA
- a CDS encoding MFS transporter: MSKDALTMRGPVHGTKDARRVAIGSGVGAVIETYDFIGFGTAAALYFGTAFFPGSDPVTGTLASFATLGVGFAARPLGGIIGGHLGDKVGRKPVLVASLILMGLATFAIGLLPTYAAVGLLAPALLVFVRIVQGLAFGAEWGGAILMSYEHAPWKAKGKFTGIVQAGFPVGLLLANLTFLFSVQLGGELAWRIPFLASIVLVIVGLIIRSKVPESPVFDEVKDSGTIVKAPIVEVIKTDWRNIVKGIGLRIAETAGYAVSITYMISYINSQHLADKTQTLIALCIASAIGIFATQAWGALTDRIGRRPLYVWSTAFAALFAIPMFLLVNTGLFIAIILTIVISYAVCQNSLAGAQGAWFPELFQAKTRASGASLAYQISAMVSGFTPFITTLLFVSFGWMGPALLFGAYALIGLWAAVATRETWGKRERELADEATKSTPNTVNA; the protein is encoded by the coding sequence ATGAGCAAAGATGCTCTGACTATGCGCGGCCCGGTCCACGGCACCAAGGACGCCCGGCGAGTTGCCATCGGATCCGGCGTGGGGGCCGTGATTGAGACGTATGACTTCATCGGCTTCGGCACCGCTGCCGCACTGTATTTCGGCACTGCATTCTTCCCCGGAAGCGATCCGGTCACCGGCACGCTCGCTTCCTTCGCCACCTTGGGCGTCGGCTTCGCCGCCCGCCCCCTCGGCGGCATCATCGGCGGCCACCTCGGTGACAAGGTGGGCCGCAAGCCCGTCCTGGTCGCCTCCCTGATCCTGATGGGCCTGGCCACCTTCGCCATCGGCCTGCTGCCCACTTACGCGGCCGTCGGACTGCTCGCCCCGGCGCTGCTGGTGTTTGTCCGCATCGTCCAGGGCCTGGCCTTCGGCGCTGAGTGGGGCGGCGCCATCCTGATGAGCTACGAGCACGCCCCTTGGAAGGCCAAGGGCAAGTTCACGGGCATCGTCCAGGCCGGCTTCCCGGTGGGCTTGCTGCTGGCCAACCTGACCTTCCTGTTCAGCGTCCAGCTGGGCGGCGAACTCGCTTGGCGCATCCCCTTCCTGGCCAGCATCGTGCTGGTGATCGTGGGGCTGATCATCCGTTCCAAGGTCCCCGAGTCCCCCGTCTTCGATGAGGTCAAGGACAGCGGCACCATCGTCAAGGCCCCCATCGTGGAGGTCATCAAGACCGACTGGCGCAACATCGTCAAGGGCATCGGCTTGCGCATCGCCGAGACCGCCGGCTACGCCGTCTCCATCACCTACATGATTTCCTACATCAACAGCCAGCACCTTGCGGACAAGACCCAGACGCTGATCGCCCTCTGCATCGCCTCGGCCATCGGCATCTTCGCCACCCAGGCCTGGGGTGCACTCACCGACCGCATCGGCCGCCGCCCCCTGTACGTCTGGTCCACAGCGTTCGCAGCCCTGTTCGCCATACCCATGTTCCTGCTGGTCAACACCGGCCTGTTCATTGCGATCATCCTCACCATCGTGATCTCCTACGCGGTCTGCCAGAACTCGCTGGCCGGCGCGCAGGGCGCCTGGTTCCCCGAGCTCTTCCAGGCCAAGACCCGCGCCTCCGGCGCCAGCCTCGCCTACCAGATCTCCGCCATGGTTTCCGGCTTCACCCCCTTCATCACCACCCTGCTGTTCGTCAGCTTCGGCTGGATGGGCCCGGCACTGCTCTTCGGCGCCTATGCCCTGATCGGCCTGTGGGCCGCCGTCGCCACCCGGGAAACCTGGGGCAAGCGGGAGCGCGAACTGGCTGACGAAGCCACCAAAAGCACCCCCAACACCGTCAACGCCTGA
- a CDS encoding transketolase — protein MPTDTVQDAAPQGQTLQTAVTPDRVEKISAVAYRIRHHALNMGEVQGQGYVGQALGAADMLATVYGDQLRFRPEDPHWEARDRFLLSTGHYAIGHYAALAEAGVVPVEELETYGSDDSRLPMSGMSTYTPGMEISGGSLGHGLTIAVGMALGLRYQGSDARVFNFLSDGELDEGSTWEAAMGAHHHQLGNLTAMVDINALQADGKTDTVLRTEPVTEKWESFGWYTQRVDGNDVGALLAAFDNAAAQAAAVGRPSVILCDTKVGRGVPLLEDREKAHFMRIEEHEWQICREQLTAGYEGKASA, from the coding sequence ATGCCTACAGATACCGTCCAGGACGCCGCCCCGCAGGGCCAGACACTGCAGACAGCGGTGACACCTGACCGGGTGGAGAAGATCAGCGCCGTCGCGTACCGGATCCGGCACCACGCCCTGAACATGGGCGAGGTGCAGGGCCAGGGGTACGTGGGCCAGGCTTTGGGCGCGGCGGACATGCTCGCCACAGTGTACGGGGACCAGCTGCGGTTCCGTCCCGAGGACCCGCACTGGGAGGCCCGCGACCGGTTCCTGCTCTCCACGGGGCACTACGCCATCGGCCACTACGCCGCCCTCGCCGAGGCCGGGGTGGTCCCGGTGGAGGAACTGGAAACCTACGGCTCGGACGACTCGCGGCTGCCCATGTCCGGCATGTCCACCTACACCCCCGGCATGGAAATCTCCGGCGGTTCCCTGGGCCACGGCCTAACCATTGCCGTCGGCATGGCGCTGGGCCTGCGCTACCAAGGCTCGGACGCCCGGGTGTTCAACTTCCTCTCCGACGGCGAACTCGACGAGGGCTCCACCTGGGAGGCCGCCATGGGCGCGCACCACCACCAGCTGGGCAACCTCACAGCCATGGTGGACATCAACGCCCTGCAGGCTGACGGCAAGACGGACACCGTCCTGCGCACCGAACCGGTGACGGAGAAGTGGGAATCCTTCGGCTGGTACACCCAGCGCGTGGACGGCAACGACGTCGGCGCCCTGCTCGCAGCGTTCGACAACGCAGCCGCCCAGGCCGCCGCCGTCGGACGTCCCTCCGTGATCCTGTGCGACACCAAGGTGGGCCGCGGCGTTCCGCTGCTGGAAGACCGCGAAAAGGCGCACTTCATGCGCATCGAAGAACACGAATGGCAGATCTGCCGCGAGCAGCTCACCGCCGGATACGAAGGAAAGGCTTCAGCATGA
- a CDS encoding transketolase family protein codes for MSTTTEAPDTAAAAKPKLKTSAMIASFADPGQKTSNAPFGHALVKTAQENDKIVGLTADLGKYTDMHIFAKAFPERFFQMGMAEQLLFGAAAGLAESGLVPFASTYSVFAARRAYDFLCLDAAEPNLNVNIVGGLPGLTTGYGPSHQATEDMAIFRGMPNLTIVDPCDSVDIEQAVPQLAASEGPTYLRLLRGNVPTVLDEYDYTFELGKAKVLRGGNDVVFISSGLMTMRALQAAKALEAHNVDVAVVHTPTIKPFDAETVLKEINTDRLAVTLENHTVVGGLFETVASAVVTAGVGKRVVPVALPDQFLDAGALPTLHDRYGLAVDRIVAKVLAELG; via the coding sequence ATGAGCACCACCACCGAGGCCCCGGACACTGCAGCAGCGGCCAAGCCCAAGCTGAAGACCTCGGCGATGATCGCATCGTTCGCCGATCCCGGCCAGAAGACCTCCAACGCACCGTTCGGGCACGCCCTGGTCAAGACCGCACAGGAGAACGACAAGATCGTGGGCCTGACCGCGGACCTGGGCAAGTACACGGACATGCACATCTTCGCCAAGGCCTTCCCGGAACGGTTCTTCCAGATGGGCATGGCCGAGCAGTTGCTCTTCGGCGCCGCTGCCGGCCTGGCCGAGTCCGGGCTGGTGCCGTTCGCGTCCACCTACTCCGTGTTCGCCGCCCGCCGGGCCTACGACTTCCTCTGCCTGGATGCAGCCGAACCGAACCTGAACGTCAACATCGTGGGCGGCCTGCCCGGCCTGACCACCGGCTACGGTCCCAGCCACCAGGCCACCGAGGACATGGCGATCTTCCGCGGCATGCCCAACCTGACCATCGTGGATCCCTGTGACTCGGTGGACATTGAACAGGCTGTCCCGCAGCTTGCCGCATCGGAAGGCCCCACCTACCTGCGGCTGCTGCGCGGCAACGTGCCCACGGTCCTGGACGAGTACGACTACACGTTTGAACTCGGCAAGGCCAAGGTCCTGCGCGGTGGCAACGACGTGGTGTTCATTTCCTCCGGCCTGATGACCATGCGCGCCCTGCAGGCAGCCAAGGCTTTGGAGGCACACAACGTGGACGTCGCCGTCGTGCACACCCCCACCATCAAGCCGTTCGACGCCGAAACGGTCCTCAAGGAAATCAACACGGACCGCCTTGCCGTCACCCTGGAAAACCACACCGTGGTGGGCGGTCTGTTCGAAACCGTCGCCTCCGCCGTCGTCACCGCCGGCGTGGGCAAACGCGTTGTACCGGTCGCACTGCCGGACCAGTTCCTGGACGCGGGCGCCCTGCCCACGCTGCACGACCGCTACGGCCTGGCCGTGGACCGCATCGTGGCCAAGGTCCTCGCCGAACTCGGCTAA
- a CDS encoding GntR family transcriptional regulator: MAGLTAPLLGLEKKSLREQALSALRTAITSGELEPGRHLVETELSEMLQISRGTLREALRQLEQEGLLSAGPRGRLSVRHLDEKEIRDIYAVRAALESLAARTLCELPDRQHVTESLHKAVDAMSDAASGSLEERIESDLEFHRTLCRLTGNETLLHSWESLEGSIRMSIMFAGLEKGVSNMSVDRHKDIVAAIDTGDATLARKTILEHMDTAAANLVA; the protein is encoded by the coding sequence ATGGCCGGACTCACCGCCCCGCTGCTGGGACTGGAAAAGAAAAGCCTGCGCGAGCAGGCACTCTCCGCGCTGCGCACCGCCATTACCAGCGGCGAATTGGAGCCCGGCCGCCACCTGGTTGAAACCGAACTGTCCGAAATGCTCCAGATCAGCCGTGGCACCCTGCGCGAAGCCCTCCGCCAGTTGGAGCAGGAAGGCCTGCTGTCCGCCGGACCCCGCGGCCGCCTTTCCGTCCGCCACCTGGACGAAAAGGAAATCCGGGACATCTACGCCGTCCGGGCCGCCCTGGAATCCCTCGCCGCCCGGACCCTGTGCGAACTCCCGGACCGGCAGCACGTCACCGAGTCGCTGCACAAAGCGGTCGACGCCATGTCCGACGCCGCCAGCGGAAGCCTGGAGGAACGGATCGAGTCCGACCTCGAGTTCCACCGCACCCTCTGCCGGCTTACCGGCAACGAAACCCTCCTGCACTCCTGGGAATCACTGGAGGGCTCCATCCGCATGTCCATCATGTTCGCTGGCTTGGAAAAAGGCGTCAGCAACATGAGCGTGGACCGGCACAAGGACATCGTGGCCGCCATCGACACCGGCGACGCCACCCTTGCCCGCAAGACCATCCTGGAACACATGGACACTGCCGCCGCCAATCTGGTGGCGTAA
- a CDS encoding DapH/DapD/GlmU-related protein, translated as MTAKFVSVEDDAGKVTRYARHDNGGGLIAPGARVADSARIGPMTYIEHGAQVGPGCRIGHGSWIDRDATIGDRTVIGDGVRIGRGTVIGNRVHIGSHSRIGSSVLIEHGVHLDSDSTVPNGSEVLAGAHSRLAPAKHRQHRKPKSGMAA; from the coding sequence ATGACCGCAAAGTTTGTGTCAGTCGAGGACGACGCCGGGAAGGTCACCCGGTATGCCCGCCATGACAACGGCGGCGGGCTCATTGCCCCGGGGGCAAGGGTGGCGGACAGCGCCCGCATCGGCCCCATGACCTATATCGAACATGGCGCCCAGGTGGGTCCCGGTTGCCGGATCGGCCACGGCAGCTGGATCGACCGCGACGCCACCATCGGGGACCGGACGGTGATCGGCGACGGGGTGCGGATCGGCCGGGGTACGGTCATCGGCAACCGGGTGCATATTGGCAGCCACTCGAGGATCGGCTCCAGCGTGCTCATCGAGCACGGTGTCCACCTGGACAGCGACAGCACAGTGCCCAACGGCAGCGAGGTCCTCGCCGGGGCGCACTCCCGCCTGGCACCGGCAAAGCACCGGCAGCACCGCAAGCCCAAGAGCGGGATGGCTGCCTAG
- a CDS encoding LacI family DNA-binding transcriptional regulator: protein MNRKTTPAAPAREGRPLPTLEDLARAAGVSRSTASRAINGGSRVSPAAQAAVDAAIAELGYTPNRAARSLVTRRAGSVALVIPEPDARVMMDPYFAAVVTGVNQSLRDTDMQLVLLMSRAGDDSSRTLRYLRGGHVDGAIVVSHHREDGWVETLGSAGLPTVFIGRPWDRKSELPFVDLDNFEGGRLAARHLAGIGRTHLGTVAGPRDMTAAVDRLDGWLQGLKEAGLEPGPIVHGDFTTAGGAEAARRLFGQAPGLDGVFAASDLMALGVVDAVRGAGRGVPEDVAVVGFDNHAIQAPNGVELTTVAHPMVDIAKNAGQLLIRAIENTGEQLEPVIYPAELVVRGSTVPQG from the coding sequence GTGAACCGAAAGACCACTCCAGCTGCGCCGGCCAGGGAGGGGCGGCCGCTCCCAACGCTCGAGGACCTGGCCAGGGCCGCTGGAGTTTCCCGGTCCACTGCCTCCCGGGCCATCAACGGTGGGTCCAGGGTGAGCCCCGCGGCCCAGGCCGCCGTCGACGCTGCCATCGCGGAATTGGGCTACACCCCCAACCGCGCAGCTCGCAGCCTGGTCACCCGGCGCGCAGGTTCCGTGGCGCTGGTCATCCCGGAACCGGATGCCAGGGTGATGATGGATCCCTACTTTGCTGCCGTGGTCACTGGCGTCAACCAATCCCTCCGTGATACCGACATGCAGCTGGTGCTGTTGATGTCTCGGGCAGGCGACGATTCTTCACGGACCCTTCGCTACCTGCGCGGAGGCCATGTGGACGGCGCTATCGTGGTGTCTCACCACCGCGAAGACGGCTGGGTGGAAACCCTGGGTTCCGCCGGGCTGCCTACCGTCTTCATTGGCCGGCCGTGGGACAGGAAGTCGGAACTTCCGTTTGTGGATCTGGACAACTTCGAGGGCGGGCGGTTGGCGGCGCGGCACCTTGCCGGCATCGGCCGTACCCACCTCGGAACTGTTGCTGGCCCCAGGGACATGACGGCCGCCGTCGACCGCCTGGACGGGTGGCTCCAGGGACTCAAGGAGGCGGGGCTGGAGCCGGGACCGATCGTCCACGGGGATTTCACGACGGCGGGCGGCGCCGAGGCCGCACGCAGACTTTTCGGCCAGGCACCTGGGCTGGACGGCGTGTTCGCCGCGTCGGACCTCATGGCGCTGGGAGTGGTCGATGCCGTCCGCGGTGCGGGCAGGGGCGTGCCGGAGGACGTGGCCGTTGTGGGCTTCGACAATCATGCCATCCAGGCCCCGAACGGCGTGGAACTCACGACGGTGGCCCATCCAATGGTGGACATCGCCAAAAATGCAGGGCAGCTCTTAATCCGCGCCATTGAGAACACCGGGGAGCAGTTGGAGCCGGTTATCTATCCGGCGGAACTCGTGGTGCGCGGAAGCACTGTTCCGCAGGGCTAG
- a CDS encoding adenylyl cyclase translates to MPLAPCPDPSQPSPAGRRHSRGVVAASAALLIGLFAAGGTVPAQAAPSVPSAAPARQAPVQAPASPEAPPQSPQNPFGPNVYVFDPSMPVAQIQATVDSIAAQQVDDEMGTKRYSLLFKPGTYGTPAEPLIVQVGYSTEVAGLGAAPTDVTINGHVDVYNRCLTADNCIALNNFWRSLSNLTINVTGLEGCRSSANFWAASQASPMRRVNITGGNLSLMDYCTAGPQYASGGFIADSKKGAIINGSQQQYLVRDSSIGSWSNGVWNQVFSGVNGAPEDSFPNPPYTTLANTPISREKPYLTLDAGGQYSVFVPAVRQNSAGTTWENGPTAGRSIPLNDFYIATPGDSVQTINSQLAKGKNLLLTPGVYDVDRSIEVKRANTVVLGLGMTTLTAVNGAVPLTVADVPGVDIAAVTVDAGEVNSPALMRLGKAIPGEGSGPANSAVHSDPANPTTLHDVFFRIGGPHVGKASVSLEVNSDNVLLDHIWAWRADHGNGVGWTTNTGRNGVIVNGNNVTATGLFVEHYQEYNVIWNGENGKTVFFQNELPYDAPNQAAWQHDGILGWAGYKVAESVKTHELWGGGSYVYNNVDPTIHATRGFEVPVTPGVKLHSLLTVNLGAGTLDHVVNDTGAPVSTDAVGVPSYVADFG, encoded by the coding sequence ATGCCGCTAGCCCCTTGCCCTGATCCATCCCAACCCTCACCGGCAGGCCGCCGGCACAGCCGCGGTGTCGTCGCCGCCAGCGCCGCCCTTCTCATTGGGCTTTTCGCCGCAGGCGGGACAGTCCCGGCCCAGGCCGCGCCGTCAGTGCCGTCTGCAGCCCCGGCACGGCAGGCGCCCGTTCAGGCACCGGCGTCCCCGGAAGCTCCGCCCCAGTCGCCACAGAACCCGTTCGGGCCCAATGTCTACGTCTTCGATCCCAGCATGCCGGTGGCGCAGATCCAGGCCACGGTGGACTCCATCGCTGCCCAGCAGGTAGACGACGAAATGGGAACCAAGCGTTACTCCCTGCTGTTTAAGCCCGGCACCTACGGCACTCCCGCAGAACCCCTCATTGTCCAAGTGGGCTACTCCACCGAGGTGGCAGGGCTGGGCGCGGCGCCTACCGACGTCACCATCAACGGGCACGTGGACGTCTATAACCGGTGCCTGACTGCGGACAACTGCATCGCCCTCAACAACTTCTGGCGGTCCCTGTCCAACCTCACCATCAATGTCACCGGGCTCGAGGGCTGCCGCAGTTCGGCGAATTTCTGGGCAGCGTCACAGGCCTCCCCCATGCGCCGGGTCAACATCACCGGGGGCAACCTCTCCCTCATGGACTACTGCACTGCGGGCCCGCAGTACGCCAGTGGCGGATTCATCGCGGATTCGAAGAAGGGGGCGATCATCAACGGCTCCCAGCAGCAGTACCTGGTGCGCGACAGCAGCATAGGAAGCTGGTCCAACGGAGTATGGAACCAGGTGTTCTCCGGCGTGAACGGGGCACCGGAGGACTCCTTTCCGAACCCGCCCTACACCACGCTGGCCAACACCCCCATCAGCCGCGAGAAGCCGTACCTGACGCTGGATGCGGGCGGCCAGTACAGCGTCTTTGTTCCGGCCGTCCGCCAGAACTCCGCGGGGACCACGTGGGAAAACGGACCCACCGCGGGCCGCAGCATCCCCCTCAACGACTTCTACATCGCAACGCCCGGCGATTCAGTCCAAACCATTAACTCGCAGCTCGCCAAGGGGAAGAACCTGCTCCTTACCCCCGGGGTTTACGACGTTGACCGCAGCATCGAGGTCAAGCGGGCCAACACCGTGGTGCTTGGGCTGGGCATGACCACCCTGACGGCCGTCAACGGAGCGGTTCCCCTGACGGTGGCTGATGTTCCCGGGGTTGATATCGCTGCGGTCACAGTGGACGCCGGCGAGGTGAACTCCCCTGCCCTGATGCGCCTCGGCAAGGCAATTCCCGGCGAAGGAAGTGGACCGGCCAACTCTGCCGTCCACAGCGATCCTGCAAACCCCACAACACTCCATGACGTGTTCTTCCGCATTGGAGGCCCGCACGTGGGCAAGGCCTCCGTCAGCCTGGAAGTCAACAGCGACAATGTGCTCCTGGACCACATCTGGGCCTGGCGTGCCGACCACGGCAACGGAGTGGGCTGGACAACCAATACCGGCCGGAATGGCGTGATCGTCAACGGCAACAATGTCACTGCCACGGGCCTCTTTGTGGAGCATTACCAGGAGTACAACGTCATCTGGAACGGGGAGAACGGCAAAACGGTCTTCTTCCAGAACGAACTTCCGTACGACGCCCCGAACCAGGCAGCATGGCAGCACGACGGGATCCTGGGCTGGGCGGGCTACAAGGTCGCAGAGTCCGTGAAAACCCACGAACTGTGGGGCGGCGGCAGCTACGTGTACAACAACGTGGACCCCACCATCCACGCCACCCGCGGTTTTGAGGTGCCGGTGACGCCGGGCGTGAAGCTGCACAGCCTGCTGACGGTCAACCTTGGCGCCGGGACACTGGACCACGTTGTCAACGACACGGGGGCGCCCGTCTCGACGGACGCCGTCGGAGTTCCGAGCTACGTGGCCGATTTCGGCTAG
- a CDS encoding HoxN/HupN/NixA family nickel/cobalt transporter, with protein MTALTTITALYRDRDALPLRTRLAFTFGAVAALHAAAVALLLAGTLNAGGQALTWGLVLTAYLAGVKHSYDWDHLAAIDNSTRKFVAQRQDPVSVGFAFSLGHSSVVTLAGVLVIAGAAMVGEFMQDGSAGNLVLGLIGSGVSGLFLLAMGLFNGSAFARSARAYRRARHGAAVDPRDLEPQGLVARLLARPLARVRRPRNIYVIGFLFGLGFDTATTIGLLMMTTAASLAGVPPFALLALPLAFAAAMTLCDSLNGMAMMRMYRSALNDPQRTLGFNALVTGISAVSALFIAVITLGGFVHAAFALDDPVTAWLGSVDLGHAGLLLVALLLAVWGAAVLRRKRECRTTGAGSAE; from the coding sequence ATGACGGCACTGACCACCATCACCGCCCTCTACCGGGACCGGGACGCCCTGCCGCTCCGGACCCGCTTGGCCTTCACCTTCGGTGCGGTGGCCGCGCTGCATGCTGCCGCCGTCGCACTCTTGCTTGCCGGGACCCTCAACGCCGGCGGGCAAGCGCTGACCTGGGGACTGGTGCTCACCGCCTACCTGGCGGGCGTGAAGCACAGCTACGACTGGGACCATCTGGCGGCGATCGACAACTCCACCCGCAAGTTCGTGGCGCAGCGGCAGGATCCGGTGAGCGTCGGATTCGCCTTCAGCCTGGGGCACAGCTCGGTGGTGACCCTGGCGGGCGTGCTGGTAATCGCCGGCGCGGCCATGGTGGGGGAGTTCATGCAGGACGGAAGCGCCGGAAACCTGGTGCTCGGCCTGATCGGCAGCGGGGTGTCCGGGCTGTTCCTGCTGGCCATGGGCCTGTTCAACGGCTCCGCTTTCGCACGCTCGGCGCGGGCCTACCGCCGCGCCCGGCACGGCGCCGCAGTAGATCCCCGGGACCTGGAGCCGCAGGGGCTGGTGGCGCGGCTCCTCGCCCGGCCGCTGGCCAGGGTGCGGCGGCCGCGGAACATCTACGTGATCGGCTTCCTCTTTGGCCTGGGCTTCGATACGGCCACCACCATCGGGCTGCTGATGATGACAACGGCGGCCTCGCTGGCAGGGGTGCCGCCCTTCGCCCTGCTCGCGCTGCCGTTGGCCTTCGCGGCCGCGATGACCTTGTGCGATTCCCTGAACGGTATGGCCATGATGCGGATGTACCGCTCGGCACTGAATGACCCGCAACGGACGCTGGGCTTCAACGCGCTGGTCACGGGGATCTCCGCCGTCTCGGCGCTGTTCATTGCCGTCATCACCCTGGGCGGCTTCGTCCACGCCGCCTTCGCCCTGGATGATCCCGTTACGGCATGGCTTGGATCGGTGGACCTCGGCCACGCCGGCCTCCTGCTCGTGGCGCTGCTTCTGGCCGTCTGGGGTGCGGCCGTACTTCGGAGGAAACGTGAATGCCGGACAACTGGTGCCGGATCTGCGGAGTGA